One window of the Spirochaetia bacterium 38H-sp genome contains the following:
- a CDS encoding FlgD immunoglobulin-like domain containing protein gives MTLKKGLFIVFIFSVFFVFRISAQSAIPGSSTNYLQVTGSAANGDTDAYQVVFYEVPDTISSTLYFAIEHPGLSGASPDQGTGGTWNFYLIGGSGAFSDSTARQMTYASLSEAQGSGTVLGQISATTETGWLYFPGVLPSQGEHIGNKYYFRIVAEAANNNKNAFRCDVSYINSGTPTGDTNIRAFAYVMSLALLNTNTWNLYPFVPDTASTTDTIDYKNWDMDGGESLAAYDPSGTPLVAPSGSGNNVAAITSYTIGNVSYVNTTWRLQITEGSGTEPPINTSLFWFTINDTTYDATEVPLKIYSASYTPPSPDHVSVAPSSQTVASGDSATVSLQIVDSSGNPVPYQRDIYVAVNGSAQISPDNNATLQTELITTSSDGIASFSVSDASVETVTVTVYWDGSGGSDSFGTSSFDTVSIDFVANPSPIISSAANTSFYSSAASPQALPDINISDSGTADITAANDIRIRIPTGLGAGFDTSVTSPGLTVSGSGAVSPTVSYSGGVLVIDVTSDFAVTDTLTISGLQLTSPFSVSSGSLEMSVDGGTTWTSVDDKIIQILDPNPTYVWDGDTSTSWADGNNWAGGTAPSLNDGTENIIIPNGCSFYPVLSANWSINNLDINTSASMDLSDYNLTVNGTLSNNGTIILSGSGRTNVMDTDSGTVRYSSSSGGVITDYGTTDYYNLEFLPASAASFSMLSSIDVAGALSVETNASLDMGGNNLSVTGGLYISGVIVTGAASLVSADTTVNSGGTLTLSSGGTLTTGILSFAGTVTSSGTINCSDFSMGASGSFTSSAINTVNVSGNISISGTFTDPSAQSTIIMSGNPASITSSASLGNLNISAGASVSQGSALSLIGNLDVLGNLSAVSYDLDVNGNLSVTGILDVSSVNLNLEGDLTNTGVLTLTSSVLILDGAGNQSISMGGAVASSLVIANTGGAGTSVRFLDLLSIDSITVTSAGTLRFDSNVTVTGGNLDVPASVPVVAGGNITLDTSTSNGTIAIAGNLDSVSGVETISLSSGSGAVSLAGVGVTQPPGALSITTTGQITLNNDITVAGNVSFSGPVVLASSVTIDTSSANGNVGFSSTINSSSGAQSLIITAGNGTVGLGSGVGGVQSLSSLSVTTTNAAAFSLPLINVSGTVTLDTSGDITQTAQLTASGLELLGIGNTTLTNVSNNITTLAVNRTGSISYRDTDGVAVGTVGTTSGITSGNNDITITAGGAISINQTVDAGSATVTLDTGGIGNISGTATIGAAAINMQTVSGSGVIGSIGNPLSTSGATTLTVGNASSLTGAYINHTGALTVASASLGVDAPLWIRATGQLDLPAQAIDTGNSDLYLESGSILSTAGSLSSSSGDISLVAATTLGLGHNIASATGIISLTGVTAINQTGGTIAGPSLVTHGGAVSLTQAANDVDTLASDAVGTFVFTDTDGVAIGTVGTTSGITSGNNDISITAGGAISINQTVDAGTGNISLSEGGGISQSASISCSGLEITGSGNVVLTNTSNNVSTLSANIAGSISYRDADGVAIGTVGTTSGITSGNNDITITAGGSISINQVVDAGTGRISLDGAGGATPVVLGANLTGGNGISILDAASLSANVILDSSSGAGDISFSSTIDGAFNLTINGGSGDIVFSDNLGSTTPIGALNITSGNVVSCGGNITTGNSNISISPAIILASSSASISFTSGTGSINITGAIDDNALGAHNLIFLSSVSLILSSIGATTEPAYIMFDVGAGNAINLTASIKAQNIVLYSGTLYPSGNTLESTTGDMVFLGAGYAVDDTNTSPIDSNFAYPGAATLTSIYDPGAPYSGAFDSVSLTGSSVITGRNFYANGINMSATGAWTLNVPDNSSSQLIAYPVPGGAYGTGAGTYAVAYNSTVSNCNAGTGLISASTENGNIDGGGNFGWDFTSPDIGVTVETISDNAIHITFSENIENSNGEITAAVSAGLLRFSDSSGTYAFDEVYSDASLTTPLPNSDTNEFYLVATGAGDKWNTDATGASAGASTSTDRSGTHRTTTPSIYIEKGSLFDTAKNPIKAYGINGNPSVTYPAYTATTDKASPVLYRVEYGRADPASTSGTNYHAHNFFHLYYSEPVTIGSINTTDQNIRTENTAATVGGDIRDDSGTYILVDGYFRLQPASYPSPMERGEKGESVGVTSSNSIYRTLAGLITSPDHELVIFLSGYNDGISWPGWHKNVPNPAGGIISAVFDLGGQITDNSANANSLDTTVIPSLAADSTGGAWIGLWDVDAPTLAPYTTVAGTYEALVLDLDINGRADSIDLHFLDDPSSPWDSSTDHPQASSMGIRDYFTAYPADNVYQAFYIGLSGGSLTNTYNSSLVTGVSNNLFTSVSVADDTYMRLTLSGAPWGVLNVQLDISYDHTQAYLTDLAGNLMEDFGPLRMIERVPPRIEFTLAAAGDNRIYLRFSEPAYGDINHTTQITPSDFTLGGITANISSINIIKAASDNIGAWEAYLMLDDTLTEDEIVSGTVSVVADNTVYDASGNYMLASDIHNVTDIGLGIVEPLWASDSIHTDIAGGGFESLKTFNGSGNLMPGDITLQARILASSIQSSQLYLLYDIDPQDSYYATTDQYNRTTFPDMWFPTLFNGVNTKANTEARSLSPFSSTGALRNFLIPGSDPEMQAGKTLEFIFYISNLYCARLMDTSDLTSLAPWSFNLTDIVRQRSGVTILNNVINPVNNEVTVISYTLAATGMVTIQVFSLDGSLVRTLKREVQGKGTYTVAWDGRNMGGTIVARGLYFIRVVGPDIDEYRKVMIVK, from the coding sequence ATGACCTTAAAAAAGGGTCTGTTTATAGTTTTTATCTTTTCTGTTTTTTTTGTCTTCAGAATTTCTGCTCAAAGTGCTATTCCCGGTTCTTCTACCAATTATCTTCAGGTAACAGGAAGTGCTGCCAACGGGGATACGGATGCATATCAGGTCGTTTTTTATGAAGTTCCAGATACTATAAGCTCCACACTTTATTTTGCAATAGAACATCCGGGTTTAAGCGGTGCCAGTCCTGATCAAGGTACAGGAGGTACATGGAATTTCTATCTCATAGGTGGCAGTGGTGCATTTTCAGATTCTACGGCAAGGCAAATGACTTATGCCAGTTTATCGGAGGCTCAGGGGTCGGGTACTGTACTAGGACAGATAAGCGCCACTACAGAGACAGGTTGGCTTTATTTCCCAGGTGTTTTACCTTCTCAGGGTGAGCATATAGGAAATAAATATTATTTTAGAATTGTTGCAGAGGCGGCAAACAATAACAAAAACGCCTTTAGGTGTGATGTTTCCTATATAAATTCCGGTACACCCACAGGAGATACCAATATAAGAGCCTTTGCCTATGTCATGTCATTGGCTCTTCTGAACACTAATACTTGGAACCTTTATCCATTTGTACCGGATACTGCATCCACTACCGATACGATAGATTATAAGAATTGGGACATGGATGGTGGAGAATCTCTTGCAGCTTATGACCCTTCTGGGACTCCTCTTGTTGCACCTTCCGGATCAGGAAACAATGTGGCTGCAATAACTTCCTATACTATTGGTAATGTATCTTATGTCAATACAACTTGGAGATTGCAGATAACAGAAGGAAGCGGGACTGAGCCTCCTATAAACACAAGTCTTTTCTGGTTTACCATCAATGATACTACCTATGATGCTACGGAGGTTCCTCTTAAGATATATTCTGCTTCCTATACTCCACCATCTCCGGATCATGTTTCTGTAGCACCGTCTTCCCAGACTGTTGCTTCTGGTGATTCTGCTACTGTGTCTTTGCAGATTGTAGATTCTTCCGGTAATCCCGTACCATATCAGCGGGATATTTATGTTGCTGTCAATGGCAGTGCTCAGATATCTCCTGATAATAATGCTACTCTTCAGACGGAGCTGATAACAACTTCTTCTGATGGTATTGCTAGTTTTTCTGTAAGCGATGCTTCTGTGGAGACTGTTACTGTTACTGTTTACTGGGATGGCTCTGGTGGTAGCGATAGCTTTGGTACATCTTCTTTTGATACTGTTAGTATTGATTTTGTTGCCAACCCTTCTCCTATAATATCTTCTGCTGCGAACACTTCTTTTTACTCATCGGCTGCTTCTCCGCAAGCTCTTCCAGACATAAATATATCTGACAGCGGGACTGCTGATATTACTGCTGCAAATGATATTCGCATAAGAATTCCTACAGGATTGGGAGCTGGGTTTGATACTTCTGTTACTAGTCCCGGTTTGACTGTTTCTGGCAGTGGTGCTGTATCTCCTACGGTTTCTTATTCTGGAGGTGTCCTTGTAATAGATGTTACAAGTGATTTTGCCGTAACGGATACTCTTACAATAAGCGGATTGCAGCTTACTAGTCCTTTTTCTGTTTCTTCCGGCAGTCTTGAAATGTCTGTTGATGGTGGTACAACATGGACATCTGTAGATGATAAAATCATACAGATACTTGATCCCAATCCTACATATGTATGGGATGGCGATACGAGCACTTCCTGGGCAGATGGTAATAACTGGGCGGGGGGTACTGCTCCAAGCCTCAATGATGGTACAGAGAATATAATAATTCCCAATGGATGCAGTTTTTATCCTGTCTTGTCTGCCAATTGGAGTATAAATAATCTTGATATCAATACTTCTGCCAGTATGGATCTTTCCGATTATAACCTTACTGTAAACGGAACTCTGAGCAATAATGGTACTATCATACTCTCTGGAAGTGGCAGAACCAATGTTATGGATACGGACAGTGGTACAGTGAGATATAGCTCTTCTTCCGGAGGTGTTATAACAGATTATGGAACAACGGATTATTATAATCTTGAGTTTTTACCCGCTTCTGCTGCTTCTTTTTCTATGTTATCTTCTATAGATGTCGCAGGAGCATTATCTGTAGAGACCAATGCCTCTCTTGATATGGGGGGAAACAACTTAAGTGTGACGGGCGGCCTTTACATATCCGGAGTTATCGTAACAGGTGCTGCATCACTTGTTTCTGCGGACACCACAGTAAATTCCGGAGGAACACTTACTCTGTCCTCCGGAGGGACGCTTACTACAGGAATATTGTCTTTTGCTGGTACTGTTACTTCTTCCGGTACTATAAACTGTAGTGATTTTTCTATGGGGGCATCTGGGAGTTTTACTTCTTCTGCCATAAATACTGTAAATGTAAGCGGAAATATTAGTATAAGCGGTACATTTACAGATCCCTCTGCCCAGTCAACCATCATTATGAGTGGTAATCCCGCAAGCATAACGTCTTCTGCCTCTCTGGGGAATCTCAATATTTCTGCTGGTGCATCTGTCTCTCAGGGATCTGCTCTTTCTCTTATAGGCAACTTAGATGTATTGGGTAATCTTTCTGCTGTTTCTTATGACCTTGATGTAAATGGTAATCTTTCTGTAACAGGCATCCTTGATGTGTCTTCTGTAAATCTTAATCTTGAGGGAGACCTCACCAATACCGGGGTTCTGACTCTTACTAGCTCTGTGCTTATTCTTGATGGGGCGGGAAATCAAAGTATAAGCATGGGAGGAGCTGTAGCATCTTCCCTTGTTATTGCCAATACTGGAGGTGCTGGCACTTCTGTCAGATTTCTTGATTTATTGTCTATTGATAGTATTACTGTTACTTCTGCTGGAACATTGCGCTTTGATTCCAATGTTACCGTAACAGGTGGTAACTTAGACGTGCCTGCTTCTGTACCCGTTGTTGCGGGTGGGAACATAACTTTGGATACAAGTACTAGTAACGGGACTATAGCAATTGCTGGTAATCTTGATTCTGTATCCGGTGTAGAGACCATATCTCTTTCTTCCGGAAGCGGGGCTGTAAGTCTTGCAGGAGTAGGTGTAACACAGCCTCCAGGAGCTCTCAGCATAACTACTACAGGACAGATTACGTTAAATAATGATATCACTGTTGCTGGGAATGTTTCTTTTTCTGGTCCTGTTGTGCTTGCATCAAGTGTTACTATTGATACAAGCAGTGCCAACGGGAATGTAGGTTTTTCTTCTACTATTAATAGTTCTTCCGGTGCACAGTCTCTCATTATTACGGCAGGCAATGGTACTGTGGGGCTTGGCAGTGGTGTAGGGGGCGTACAGAGCCTGTCTTCCCTTTCTGTGACAACCACAAATGCTGCAGCCTTTTCTTTACCGCTTATTAATGTATCAGGTACTGTTACTCTAGATACAAGCGGGGACATAACTCAGACTGCCCAGCTTACTGCTTCTGGTCTTGAGCTTTTGGGAATAGGTAATACCACTCTTACTAATGTGTCCAATAATATAACGACACTTGCTGTAAACAGGACTGGCAGCATAAGCTACAGAGATACGGATGGAGTAGCTGTAGGTACGGTAGGAACAACCAGCGGCATAACCAGCGGGAATAATGATATAACTATAACAGCAGGTGGAGCAATAAGCATAAACCAGACAGTGGATGCAGGCAGTGCTACAGTGACTCTTGATACGGGCGGTATAGGCAACATAAGCGGGACAGCAACTATAGGTGCCGCTGCAATAAATATGCAGACAGTAAGCGGGAGCGGTGTAATAGGAAGCATCGGTAATCCTCTAAGTACGAGCGGTGCCACTACCTTAACTGTAGGCAATGCAAGCAGCCTTACAGGAGCATATATTAATCATACTGGAGCGCTGACGGTGGCTTCTGCTTCTCTGGGAGTAGATGCTCCGTTATGGATAAGAGCTACAGGACAGCTTGATTTGCCGGCACAGGCAATTGATACAGGAAATAGTGACTTGTATCTTGAGAGTGGGAGCATACTGAGCACGGCAGGCAGCTTGAGTAGTAGCAGTGGAGATATAAGTCTCGTAGCGGCTACGACACTTGGACTCGGACACAACATAGCAAGTGCTACGGGAATAATAAGTCTTACAGGTGTTACGGCAATAAATCAGACTGGAGGGACAATAGCAGGACCTTCTCTTGTAACACATGGAGGTGCTGTATCGCTGACTCAGGCTGCAAATGATGTGGACACTCTAGCTTCCGATGCTGTGGGAACCTTTGTTTTTACGGATACGGATGGAGTAGCTATAGGTACGGTAGGAACGACCAGCGGTATAACCAGCGGGAATAATGATATAAGTATAACAGCAGGTGGAGCAATAAGCATAAACCAGACAGTGGATGCAGGTACGGGGAACATAAGCCTTTCTGAGGGAGGAGGAATAAGCCAGAGTGCAAGTATATCTTGCAGTGGGCTTGAGATCACAGGTAGTGGGAATGTTGTGCTTACCAATACAAGCAACAATGTATCGACTTTATCTGCAAATATTGCAGGTAGCATAAGCTACAGAGATGCGGATGGAGTAGCTATAGGTACCGTAGGAACGACCAGCGGCATAACCAGCGGGAATAATGATATAACTATAACAGCAGGTGGATCAATAAGCATAAATCAGGTAGTGGATGCAGGGACGGGGAGAATAAGCCTTGATGGAGCAGGGGGGGCTACTCCCGTGGTTCTCGGAGCTAATCTTACAGGAGGAAACGGTATATCAATATTGGATGCAGCAAGTTTATCAGCTAATGTAATTTTGGATAGTTCTTCTGGAGCAGGGGATATAAGTTTTTCTTCTACTATAGATGGCGCATTTAATCTTACCATAAATGGAGGAAGTGGAGATATCGTTTTTTCTGATAACCTTGGCTCTACAACACCTATTGGGGCACTCAACATAACGAGTGGCAATGTTGTAAGTTGCGGAGGAAACATAACAACAGGCAATTCCAATATAAGTATAAGTCCGGCAATTATTCTTGCATCTTCTTCTGCAAGTATTAGTTTTACTTCAGGTACAGGTAGCATAAATATAACAGGTGCGATAGATGACAATGCACTAGGTGCACATAATCTTATCTTTCTCTCTTCAGTCAGTCTTATCCTGTCTTCCATAGGCGCGACAACAGAACCCGCATACATCATGTTTGATGTAGGGGCCGGTAATGCTATAAATCTTACGGCAAGTATAAAGGCGCAGAATATAGTCCTCTACAGTGGGACGTTATATCCCTCAGGGAATACATTAGAGAGTACCACAGGCGATATGGTATTCTTAGGAGCTGGGTATGCTGTGGATGATACCAATACATCACCTATAGACAGTAATTTTGCCTATCCGGGAGCTGCAACTCTTACATCCATATATGATCCGGGGGCACCCTACTCAGGCGCTTTTGATAGTGTAAGTCTTACAGGAAGTTCTGTAATAACAGGAAGAAACTTCTATGCTAATGGCATAAATATGAGTGCAACAGGAGCCTGGACACTGAACGTACCGGATAATTCTTCTTCGCAGCTAATAGCCTATCCTGTCCCTGGTGGAGCCTATGGTACTGGAGCCGGTACATATGCGGTTGCCTATAATTCTACGGTTTCCAATTGCAATGCGGGAACTGGTCTGATTTCCGCAAGTACGGAAAACGGCAATATTGATGGCGGTGGCAACTTCGGTTGGGATTTTACGTCTCCCGATATAGGAGTAACTGTAGAAACTATCTCGGACAATGCGATACATATTACTTTTTCTGAGAACATAGAAAATTCCAACGGAGAAATAACAGCAGCAGTAAGCGCTGGACTACTACGCTTTAGTGACAGTTCTGGGACGTATGCCTTTGATGAAGTTTACAGCGATGCATCACTTACTACTCCTCTTCCCAATAGCGATACCAATGAGTTTTATCTTGTTGCAACAGGAGCAGGTGACAAATGGAATACGGATGCAACAGGTGCTTCTGCAGGAGCATCAACTTCTACGGATAGAAGTGGAACACACAGAACAACTACCCCTTCTATATATATAGAAAAAGGGTCGTTGTTTGATACAGCAAAAAACCCTATAAAAGCATATGGTATAAACGGAAATCCATCGGTAACTTATCCTGCATATACGGCAACAACTGATAAAGCTTCTCCTGTACTGTACAGAGTAGAATACGGTAGGGCAGATCCCGCTTCAACCTCTGGGACCAATTATCATGCGCATAATTTCTTTCATCTCTATTATTCTGAGCCTGTGACAATAGGAAGTATAAACACAACTGATCAAAACATCCGTACAGAAAATACGGCAGCAACAGTGGGAGGAGATATCCGTGACGACTCCGGCACATATATACTTGTTGACGGTTATTTTCGTCTTCAGCCAGCCTCTTATCCAAGTCCCATGGAAAGAGGAGAGAAGGGAGAATCTGTTGGAGTTACAAGTTCCAACAGTATATACAGAACACTTGCAGGGCTTATAACAAGTCCTGATCACGAGCTGGTTATATTCCTCTCCGGATATAACGATGGCATATCCTGGCCCGGCTGGCACAAAAACGTACCCAATCCGGCGGGAGGTATAATATCTGCTGTTTTTGACCTTGGAGGTCAGATAACTGACAATTCGGCCAATGCCAATTCTCTTGATACCACGGTCATACCCTCTCTTGCTGCTGATTCTACCGGAGGGGCATGGATTGGGCTTTGGGATGTAGATGCTCCTACCTTGGCTCCATATACTACTGTTGCAGGAACATACGAGGCCCTTGTTCTTGACCTTGATATCAATGGCCGGGCTGATTCTATAGACCTGCATTTCCTAGATGATCCATCCTCTCCATGGGATTCATCTACGGACCATCCACAGGCATCAAGCATGGGAATACGTGATTACTTTACAGCATATCCGGCTGATAACGTTTATCAGGCTTTTTATATAGGACTCTCTGGAGGTAGCCTTACCAACACCTACAATAGCAGTCTTGTAACAGGTGTGAGCAACAATCTATTTACATCCGTATCTGTAGCAGATGATACATATATGCGCCTCACACTGAGCGGAGCCCCTTGGGGAGTGTTAAACGTCCAGCTGGATATAAGCTATGATCATACGCAGGCATATCTTACTGACCTTGCTGGCAACCTTATGGAAGATTTTGGCCCGCTAAGGATGATAGAAAGAGTGCCACCCAGAATAGAGTTTACTCTTGCAGCAGCAGGCGACAACAGGATCTATCTGCGCTTTTCCGAGCCGGCATACGGAGATATAAACCATACCACTCAGATAACACCTTCTGATTTTACACTAGGAGGCATAACAGCCAATATAAGCAGTATAAATATAATCAAGGCAGCCAGCGATAACATAGGTGCTTGGGAAGCCTACCTTATGCTTGATGATACATTGACAGAGGATGAGATAGTATCTGGCACTGTAAGCGTTGTTGCGGATAATACAGTTTATGATGCCTCTGGTAATTACATGCTTGCTTCGGACATACACAATGTAACAGACATAGGCCTTGGTATAGTAGAACCCTTATGGGCAAGTGATAGCATTCATACGGATATAGCAGGCGGCGGCTTTGAAAGCCTCAAAACCTTTAACGGGAGCGGCAACCTAATGCCCGGTGATATAACCCTACAGGCACGCATACTTGCAAGCAGCATACAATCCTCCCAGCTCTATCTTCTATACGACATAGACCCGCAGGACAGCTATTATGCAACAACTGACCAGTACAACCGAACAACATTCCCCGACATGTGGTTTCCAACACTGTTTAACGGAGTAAACACAAAAGCCAATACAGAAGCAAGAAGCCTTTCTCCCTTCTCAAGCACAGGTGCACTTAGAAACTTTCTTATCCCTGGCAGTGATCCGGAAATGCAGGCTGGAAAAACTCTGGAGTTTATATTTTACATATCCAACCTATACTGTGCTAGACTCATGGATACAAGCGACCTTACGAGCCTTGCCCCATGGTCATTTAACCTTACTGACATAGTACGCCAGAGAAGCGGCGTTACAATACTCAATAACGTAATCAACCCTGTCAACAACGAAGTCACTGTCATAAGCTACACACTCGCTGCTACAGGTATGGTAACAATACAAGTATTCTCTTTGGACGGCTCTCTGGTAAGAACACTCAAGCGCGAAGTACAAGGGAAAGGCACATACACAGTAGCCTGGGACGGCAGAAACATGGGAGGCACCATAGTAGCCCGGGGACTCTACTTTATAAGAGTAGTGGGACCGGACATAGACGAGTACAGAAAAGTAATGATAGTAAAATAA
- a CDS encoding AGE family epimerase/isomerase — MSNRIKQELEKLQTQLKKEVQENILPFWLDKKDTNNGGFFGLIKENTDKTAKKGLVMSARHMWSFSCAYKNFANSEYKDAADHAYDFMIKSLYDREHKGFFWSCDYRGEKEESIKKVYGNAFAIYALAEYYEISKNKQAITIAWETYDILETICKDKKHNGYYEAFDREWATPIPEPLGEEDLGCPKSMNTHLHILEAYSTLYRITGDKKVAEAIENLLKILTSHILKDKVHLGLYFSEDWKRLDKIISYGHDIEASWLLTEAAELLWQDKLPEDFKKLISAITEFYLDYLTENNYSLPNERREDNSMDEERVWWVQAEAFVGMLNAYQLFKRKEYLTTAIKVWEFIENYISDKDKGEWYWSVTKEGIPVQGHPKGGMWKSSYHNTRACIEGINRINHIIETEEI; from the coding sequence ATGTCAAATAGAATAAAACAAGAGCTTGAGAAACTCCAGACCCAACTCAAAAAAGAAGTACAAGAGAACATATTGCCTTTCTGGTTAGACAAAAAAGACACCAATAACGGGGGATTCTTTGGCCTTATAAAAGAAAACACGGATAAAACAGCAAAAAAGGGACTCGTAATGAGTGCAAGACACATGTGGAGCTTTTCCTGTGCGTACAAAAATTTTGCTAATAGTGAATACAAGGATGCTGCAGATCATGCTTATGACTTTATGATAAAAAGTTTGTACGATAGAGAACACAAAGGCTTTTTTTGGTCATGCGACTACAGGGGAGAAAAAGAAGAAAGTATAAAAAAGGTGTATGGCAATGCCTTCGCCATATATGCACTTGCAGAATACTATGAAATAAGCAAGAATAAACAGGCCATAACGATTGCATGGGAAACCTACGATATACTTGAGACAATATGCAAAGATAAAAAGCATAATGGCTACTATGAGGCCTTTGACAGAGAATGGGCTACACCCATACCTGAGCCTCTCGGAGAAGAAGACCTCGGATGTCCCAAAAGTATGAACACTCATCTTCATATACTGGAAGCATACAGCACCTTATACAGGATAACAGGAGACAAAAAAGTAGCGGAAGCCATTGAAAATCTTCTGAAGATTCTTACATCGCATATACTTAAAGATAAGGTACATCTGGGACTATATTTTTCGGAAGACTGGAAGAGACTGGATAAGATAATCTCCTACGGACACGATATAGAAGCAAGTTGGCTTCTTACAGAGGCAGCAGAACTTCTGTGGCAGGACAAGCTGCCTGAGGATTTTAAAAAGCTGATAAGTGCAATAACGGAGTTTTATCTAGACTATCTTACAGAAAACAACTACAGCCTTCCAAACGAAAGAAGAGAAGATAACAGCATGGACGAAGAAAGAGTCTGGTGGGTACAGGCAGAGGCCTTTGTGGGAATGCTCAATGCATATCAGCTTTTTAAAAGAAAAGAATATCTTACAACAGCAATAAAAGTATGGGAATTTATAGAAAACTATATATCCGACAAAGATAAGGGCGAGTGGTACTGGTCAGTAACCAAGGAGGGAATTCCCGTACAAGGACACCCCAAGGGCGGTATGTGGAAATCAAGCTATCATAATACACGTGCATGTATAGAAGGAATAAACAGAATAAATCACATAATAGAAACGGAGGAAATATGA
- a CDS encoding glycoside hydrolase family 130 protein, with product MNIFKARKKQIETAYKKLINKKNKPVFPDNGIYTRYSYPILTADHIPPHWRYDYNPKTNPFFMERMGIEAVFNAGAIKIDERYILVCRVEGSDRKSFFAIAESKDGIHFEFKGEPILIPDISGETNLYDMRLTLHEDGWIYGIFCAESKDPTAPISDTSSAVAAAGIVRTKDLLDWERLPNLTTPSPQQRNVVLHPELVNGKYMFYTRPQDGFIDTGSGGGICYGFCKSIENPVIETEYLLDPKIYHTIKEVKNGAGAPPIRTEKGWLHIAHGVRATAGGLRYVLYSFLTDLKEPYKVIARPGGHLMAPKEEEYIGDVPNVLFCNGAIADDNNRLLIYYASSDTRLHVAESSIDRMIDYCLNTPEDGLRTYETVNQRLNLIKNNKNLF from the coding sequence ATGAACATCTTTAAAGCAAGAAAAAAACAGATAGAGACAGCATATAAAAAACTCATAAATAAAAAAAACAAGCCTGTTTTTCCTGACAATGGGATTTACACAAGATATAGCTATCCCATACTCACGGCAGATCACATTCCTCCACATTGGAGATATGACTACAATCCAAAGACCAATCCCTTTTTTATGGAAAGAATGGGGATAGAAGCCGTATTTAACGCAGGTGCGATAAAAATAGATGAACGATACATCTTAGTATGCAGGGTAGAAGGCTCAGATAGAAAGAGTTTTTTTGCCATTGCAGAAAGCAAAGACGGAATACATTTTGAGTTCAAAGGAGAACCTATACTCATACCGGACATAAGTGGTGAGACCAATCTCTACGATATGAGATTAACACTCCATGAGGACGGCTGGATATACGGTATTTTCTGTGCCGAAAGTAAAGATCCGACAGCGCCCATCTCCGACACATCCAGTGCTGTTGCAGCTGCAGGCATAGTGAGAACAAAGGATCTATTGGACTGGGAAAGATTACCTAACCTCACAACCCCGTCTCCTCAGCAGAGAAACGTTGTTCTGCATCCAGAGCTTGTCAATGGTAAATACATGTTTTACACCCGTCCTCAAGATGGTTTTATAGATACGGGCTCCGGAGGCGGGATTTGCTACGGCTTCTGCAAATCCATAGAAAATCCTGTAATAGAAACAGAATACCTCCTCGATCCCAAAATATATCACACGATAAAAGAAGTAAAAAACGGTGCGGGAGCTCCACCTATAAGAACAGAAAAAGGGTGGCTGCATATAGCACATGGAGTGAGGGCAACAGCCGGTGGGCTAAGATATGTGCTCTACTCTTTTCTTACGGATCTCAAGGAACCATACAAAGTGATAGCAAGGCCAGGAGGACATCTTATGGCACCAAAAGAAGAGGAATACATAGGAGACGTCCCCAATGTCCTTTTCTGTAACGGTGCAATAGCAGATGATAACAACAGACTACTCATATACTATGCATCATCTGATACGCGATTACATGTTGCAGAAAGCAGCATAGACAGAATGATTGACTACTGTCTCAACACCCCAGAAGACGGATTGAGGACATATGAGACAGTAAATCAAAGACTCAATCTGATAAAAAACAATAAAAACCTTTTCTGA